In the genome of Microbacterium paraoxydans, the window CGTTTCTCGTGGCGGCGTCGCCCTCCGGCGCCATCCTCGGGTATGCGCTCGCGCAGCCGTGGGCGGGCAAGAACGCGTACCGGTACACGGTCGAGGACTCGATCTACCTCGGTCCCGGCGCGGCCGGCAAGGGTCTCGGGTCGGCCCTTCTGCAGGCGCTGATCGCGGCGTGCGAGCAGCGGGGGCTCCGGGAGATGGTCGCCGTCATCAGCGACCAGGGTGCGGAGGCTTCGATCCGGCTGCACGAGAAGCTGGGCTTCGTGGAGGCCGGTCGTATGGGGCGCGTCGGCCACAAGTTCGGCCGCGACCTCGGCACCGTCTACCTGCGCCGCGTGCTGCGCCCGTCCCGCCCTCGCCGTCGCCTCTCGCTCTTCCCGCGCTGACCCCTCGCCCCACCCCTTTGCGTGCCTCCCACCCCGTTGCGAGCGCACGCAAAGGGCCGGGGCGGCCGCAAAGGGGTGGGTCGGCGATCAGGCGTCGGGGATGACGGGGATCGCGGAGAGGAGGGCGCGGGTGTAGTCCGCGGTCGGGTGCAGGAGCACGTCGCGCGTCGGACCGCGCTCGACGATGCGGCCGTCCTTCATGACGACGACCGTGTCGCAGAGGTTCTGCACCACGCCGATGTCGTGCGACACGAGCAGCAGCGTGAGCTCGTCCGCGACGCGGAGTTCCGCGAGCAGCTCGAGGATCTGTGCGCGCACCGTGACGTCCAGCGCCGACAGCGGCTCGTCGCCCACGAGGATCCGCGGACGATGGACGAGCGCACGGGCGAGAGCGATCCGCTGCCGCTGCCCGCCGGAGAACTCGTGCGGATAGCGGTCGCCCATCTCGGGGTCCAGGCCGACCCGGGCGATGACCTCGCGCACCCGTGCCCGATGGTCGCCGTCGATGCCGAGGGCCCACAACGGCTCCCGCACGATCTGCCCCGCGGTCATCCGGGGGTCGAGGGAGGCGTAGGGATCCTGGAAGACGAGACCCGTCTGCCGACGCAACCAGTGCAGGGATCGCGCGGAGGCCCCGGCGTCGACGATCCGGCCGTCGACCGACACGGTGCCCGCGGTCGGTCGGTCCAGGCCCAGCAGGAGTCGCACGAGTGTCGACTTCCCCGAGCCGGACTCGCCGATGATCCCCAGGGAGGCGCCCTCGGGCACGTCGAGGTCGGTCGGCTGGAGCGCCGTCTGCCGCCGCTTCCGCTCGAACGCCGTCCGCTTCGGCACGACGAAGTCCCGTCGCAGCCCGCGCGCTTCGATGAGGCTCATGCCGCTCCTCCCTCGGGCCGCCACAGCGTCGCGGTCGCGTCCCGCAGCAGCCCCTGCGTGACGGGAGAGGTCGGCGCGGTCAGCAGCCCCGACACCGGTGCGCTCTCGACGACGCGACCGTGCTCCAGCACCACGCCCTCGGTCGCCACCTGGGACAGCACCGCGAGGTCGTGCGTGATGAACAGGAGCGACATGCCCTCGTCAGCGACGAGCCCGAGCAGCAGCGACAGGATCTCGGCCTGGATCGTCACGTCGAGGGCCGTCGTGGGCTCGTCCGCGATCAGGAGCCGCGGACGGCAGGCGAGGGCCATGGCGATCGCGACGCGCTGCCGCTGGCCGCCGGAGAGCTGGTGCGGATACCGGTCGACGATGGTCTCCGGATCGGGGAGTCGCACGCGGGCGGCTTCCGCGATCGCCCGCTCGCGGGCCTCGCGCCTGCCCAGGCCTTCGTGGATGCGGATGGACTCCGCGATCTGGCGGCCGACCGTCCGGATCGGGTTGAGCGCCGTCCGGGGCTCCTGGAACACGATGCCGATGTCGTCACCGCGCAGCCGGGCGAGCTCACGGTCCGGCATCCCGATCAGCTCAGTGCCGTCCCACCGGATGCTCCCGTGCGCCGTCGCGCCCTCCGGCAGCAGCCCGAGCACGGCGAGCGCCGTGAGGGACTTGCCGGAGCCGGACTCGCCGATCACCCCGAGCCGGGTGCCGTCGGGGACCTGGAGCGAGACGCCGTCGACCACCCGGCGTCCGTCGATCTCGATGACGAGATCCTCGACCGTCAGACTCATGCGACCACCGCCGGTGTGTGCGTCTCGGCGGCACGGTGCCGCAGGGTGGGGTCCGTGGCTTCGCGGAGCCCGTCGCCGAGCAGGTTGAGGGCGAGCACGGTCAGGGTGATCGTGAGCCCGGGCCAGATCACGGTGAGAGGGTGCACGCCGATGTAGCGCTGGAGATCCGCGAGCAGCAGCCCCCAGCTCGGTTCCACGACCGAGGCCCCGAAGCCGAGGTACGACAGGCCGGCCTCCGCGAGGACGGCGACGGCCATCGACCACGAGAGCTGCACGATGAACACCGGAGCCACGTTCGGGAGGAGGTGACGGACGAGGCTCTGCGCGGGGGTGAGGCCGGACGCGCGCGCGGCGAGCACGAAGTCGCTCTGCTGCACGCGACGCAGCTCCGGCCGCGTGACCCGCGCGATGTTCACGCCGAACCCGATCCCCACCGCCCAGATCACGACCCAGAGCGATCCGCCCCACACCGACGAGATCATCATCGCGATCAGCAGCACGGGGAAGGCGATGAGGATGTCGACGAACACGGCGACCGTCTCCCGCGCCAGCCGGGTGGTCAGGGCGCCGAGGGCGGCGAGGGCGATCCCCACCACAGTGGCCACGAGTCCGGCGCCCACGCTCACGAACACGGTGGTCCGCGCCCCCGCCATGAGCAGGCTCAGGATGTCGCGTCCGGTGTCGTCCGTACCGAGCAGGTGCGGCCAGCCCGGCGGCAGCCAGCGGTCGCCGATGTTCGAGGCCCGCGGGTCGAACGGCGTCCAGAAGAGGGACACGACGGCCGCCAGGGCGACGATGGCGATGACGATCAGTCCGAAGCGGCCGGTCGAGGTCCGCCAGAGCCGAGGGAACCACCGAGCGCTCATGCGGCCTCCCGCTGTCGAGGGTCGATCGCCCGGTGTAGCAGATCCACGAGGAAACCGACCACCAGCACGAAGCCGGTCAGCACGAGCAGCTCGCTCTGCACCTTGACGAGGTCGCGGGTGCCGACGTCGGTCACGAGCATGCGGCCGATGCCCGGAAGCGTGAACAGCTGCTCGATCACGACCGAGCCGACGATGATCCCGGCGACCTGGAGGCCGAGCACCGTGATGATGGAGAGCCCGACCGCCGGGATGCCGTGCTGGATGAGGGCGCGGGTCTTCGTCAGACCCTTGGCGGCCGCGGTGCGGACGAAGTCCTGTCCGGCCGCCTGCAGGGTCGCGCTGCGCACGAAGCGCATGAGCATGGCGCCCTCGACGATGCCGATCGTGAGGGCGGGCAGCAGCAGCGCCTCGATCGCTCTGCCCGGTGTCGACCACCCGGTGCGGGGGAAGCCCTGGGGCGGCAGCCAGCCGAGCCACACGGAGAACACGACGATCAGCATCATGCCCGCCCAGACGACGGGGACGGCCGCGAGAGCCTGCGCGCCCACGCTGAGCGCCGTGCCGTCGCGGTGGCCGCGACGCAGGGCGGCGAGGATCCCGAACGGCACGGCGATGAGCACGGCGATCACCAGCGACATGATCCCGAGCGGAACCGTGACCTGTGCCTTCACCAGCAGCTCCTCGCCGACGGAGGCGCCGGACAGCAGCGACGTGCCCAGGTCGCCGCGGAGGATGCCGCCGATCCAGTCGGCGTACTGCGCGAGCAGAGGCTGGTTCAGCCCCAGCGACTCCCGCAGCGCCTCGACCTCGGCGGGGGAGGCCTGGGTGCCGGCGATGAGCTGGGCCACGTCGCCGGGGAAGACGCGCAGGGTGAGGAAGATGAGCGCGCTCGACACGAGGAGCCCTGCGATCAGCAGGGCTCCTCGGACGAGCGCGTAACGCAGCACGGAGCGTCGACCGTCGTCAGCTCGCGGCGGAGACGGTCACACCCGCGAGGTTGATGCGCGAGTTGATCGAGTCCTCCGGGAAGCCGCTGACCACCGGATTCACGGCGGTGATGGTCTGACCGTTGTAGAGCCAGTCCGCAGCGTGGTCCTCGGACACGATCCGGGCCGCCTCGGCGAGGAGCTTCGCGGAGGCCTCGGGATCGACCTCGGCCAGCGCCTGCGTGTAGAGGTCCTGCACCTCGGCGTTGTCGTAGCCGAAGTAGTAGTCCGGGTTGGCGAAGTTGCCGAAGTCCCGCGGCTCGACGTGCAGGACGAAGCTGAGGTCGTAGTC includes:
- a CDS encoding ABC transporter ATP-binding protein; the encoded protein is MSLIEARGLRRDFVVPKRTAFERKRRQTALQPTDLDVPEGASLGIIGESGSGKSTLVRLLLGLDRPTAGTVSVDGRIVDAGASARSLHWLRRQTGLVFQDPYASLDPRMTAGQIVREPLWALGIDGDHRARVREVIARVGLDPEMGDRYPHEFSGGQRQRIALARALVHRPRILVGDEPLSALDVTVRAQILELLAELRVADELTLLLVSHDIGVVQNLCDTVVVMKDGRIVERGPTRDVLLHPTADYTRALLSAIPVIPDA
- a CDS encoding GNAT family N-acetyltransferase — its product is MQFEPGDRRRVLPRHLRPATAPDTFSYVIRPARAADLPHVREIYNHFVSNSAVTLDERRSSIPYWRDKFTLLERLGLPFLVAASPSGAILGYALAQPWAGKNAYRYTVEDSIYLGPGAAGKGLGSALLQALIAACEQRGLREMVAVISDQGAEASIRLHEKLGFVEAGRMGRVGHKFGRDLGTVYLRRVLRPSRPRRRLSLFPR
- a CDS encoding ABC transporter permease, whose translation is MSARWFPRLWRTSTGRFGLIVIAIVALAAVVSLFWTPFDPRASNIGDRWLPPGWPHLLGTDDTGRDILSLLMAGARTTVFVSVGAGLVATVVGIALAALGALTTRLARETVAVFVDILIAFPVLLIAMMISSVWGGSLWVVIWAVGIGFGVNIARVTRPELRRVQQSDFVLAARASGLTPAQSLVRHLLPNVAPVFIVQLSWSMAVAVLAEAGLSYLGFGASVVEPSWGLLLADLQRYIGVHPLTVIWPGLTITLTVLALNLLGDGLREATDPTLRHRAAETHTPAVVA
- a CDS encoding ABC transporter permease; amino-acid sequence: MLRYALVRGALLIAGLLVSSALIFLTLRVFPGDVAQLIAGTQASPAEVEALRESLGLNQPLLAQYADWIGGILRGDLGTSLLSGASVGEELLVKAQVTVPLGIMSLVIAVLIAVPFGILAALRRGHRDGTALSVGAQALAAVPVVWAGMMLIVVFSVWLGWLPPQGFPRTGWSTPGRAIEALLLPALTIGIVEGAMLMRFVRSATLQAAGQDFVRTAAAKGLTKTRALIQHGIPAVGLSIITVLGLQVAGIIVGSVVIEQLFTLPGIGRMLVTDVGTRDLVKVQSELLVLTGFVLVVGFLVDLLHRAIDPRQREAA
- a CDS encoding ATP-binding cassette domain-containing protein, which produces MSLTVEDLVIEIDGRRVVDGVSLQVPDGTRLGVIGESGSGKSLTALAVLGLLPEGATAHGSIRWDGTELIGMPDRELARLRGDDIGIVFQEPRTALNPIRTVGRQIAESIRIHEGLGRREARERAIAEAARVRLPDPETIVDRYPHQLSGGQRQRVAIAMALACRPRLLIADEPTTALDVTIQAEILSLLLGLVADEGMSLLFITHDLAVLSQVATEGVVLEHGRVVESAPVSGLLTAPTSPVTQGLLRDATATLWRPEGGAA